From one Humulus lupulus chromosome 8, drHumLupu1.1, whole genome shotgun sequence genomic stretch:
- the LOC133797154 gene encoding inositol oxygenase 2 produces MTILIEQPVIGSPVENKNVCSDQTNELVLDAGLVVPNDGNVVSELVSNNEFVAPEINSFGRSFRDYDAENERQKTVEEFYRMNHINQTYDFVKKMREEYGKLNRVEMSIWECCELLNEVVDDSDPDLDEPQIEHLLQTAEAIRKDYPDEDWLHLTALIHDLGKVLLLPVFGELPQWAVVGDTHPLGCAFDESIVHHKYFKENPDSYNPEFNSKNGIYSEGCGLENIMISWGHDDYMYLVAKENGSTLPQAGLFIVRYHSFYPLHKCGAYKQFMNKEDEENLKWLHIFNKYDLYSKSKVRVDVEKVKPYYLSLIEKYFPAKLRW; encoded by the exons ATGACTATCCTCATTGAGCAGCCTGTGATTG GGTCACCAGTAGAGAACAAGAACGTTTGTTCTGATCAAACAAATGAGTTGGTGTTAGATGCTGGGTTGGTGGTGCCTAATGATGGAAATGTTGTATCTGAACTTGTCTCAAACAATGAATTCGTTGCCCCTGAAATCAACTCATTTGGTCGCTCATTCAG AGATTATGATGCTGAAAACGAGAGGCAAAAAACTGTGGAGGAGTTCTACCGCATGAACCACATTAACCAAACCTATGACTTT GTGAAGAAGATGAGAGAGGAGTATGGAAAGTTGAACAGGGTTGAAATGAGTATATGGGAATGTTGTGAACTTCTTAATGAGGTTGTGGATGACAGTGATCCTGATTTGGACGAACCCCAAATTGAGCACTTGTTACAGACTGCTGAAGCCATTAGAAAAGACTACCCAGATGAAGATTGGCTCCACTTGACCGCTCTTATTCATG ATTTGGGAAAGGTTCTGCTTCTTCCAGTGTTTGGGGAACTTCCTCAGTGGGCCGTTGTTG GTGACACTCATCCTCTGGGGTGTGCTTTTGATGAATCTATAGTCCACCACAAG TATTTCAAGGAAAACCCAGATTCGTATAATCCTGAATTCAATTCAAAGAATGGAATTTACTCTGAAGGGTGTGGATTAGAAAATATAATGATATCTTGGGGACACGATGACTATATGTATTTG GTggccaaggaaaatggatctACTTTGCCTCAAGCTGGTTTGTTCATTGTCAGATATCACTCATTCTATCCTTTACACAAGTGTGGAGCCTATAAACAATTCATGAACAAGGAGGATGAAGAGAACTTGAAGTGGCTCCATATTTTCAA CAAGTATGACCTTTACAGCAAAAGCAAAGTTAGAGTAGATGTAGAGAAAGTGAAGCCATATTATTTATCCCTTATTGAAAAG TATTTTCCAGCTAAACTCAGATGGTAA